In Pseudomonas oryzihabitans, the DNA window CTGGACCACGGCGGCGGCGCCCAGGGCGGCCAGGCGGTCGTGCAGGCATCCGCCGGTGTCCGTGGCGGTCAGGGGCGTCTTGACCTTGCTCAGCATCGGCCCGGTATCCAGGCCGGCCTCCATGCGCATCACGGTGACGCCGGACTCGGCATCGCCCGCCTCCAGCGCACGCTGGATGGGCGCCGCGCCTCGCCAGCGCGGCAGCAGCGAGGCATGGCTGTTGATGCAACCCAGGCGAGGGATGTCCAGCACCACCTGGGGCAGGATCAGGCCGTAGGCCACTACCACCAGCAGGTCGGGTTCCAGGGCCGCCAGGGTGGCCTGGGCCGCGGGATCACGCAGGGTTGGCGGCTGCTGCACGGGGATGCCGTGGGCCAGTGCCAGCTGCTTGACCGGACTCATGGCCAGCTTCTGGCCACGCCCGGCAGGGCGATCCGGCTGGGTGTAGACGGCAGCGATGGGGTAACCGGCGTCGATCAGCGCCTGCAGGTGCACGGCGGCGAATTCCGGGGTTCCGGCGAAGACGAGGCGTAGGGATCTGGACATGGCGGACCTGGCGGAAAGGGCGAGCGGCGGACGCCAGAGACGCCGTCCGCCAGGGCGATCAGGCCTTGTGGCGCTGCTGCTTTTCGAGCTTCTTCTTGATGCGATCACGCTTGAGCGGCGACAGATAGTCGACGAACAGCTTGCCATCGAGGTGATCGATCTCGTGCTGGATGCACACCGCCAGCAGGCCGTCGCACTCCAGCTCGAAGGACTTGCCGTCGCGGTCCAGGGCAGTCACCCGGACGCGCTCGGGACGGCAGACCTTTTCGTAGAACCCGGGGATCGACAGGCAGCCTTCCTGGTACTCGCCCAGTTCCTGGGTGAGCGGCTCGGCTTCCGGATTGATGAAGACCAGCGGTTCGCTCTTGTCTTCGCTGACGTCGATCACCACCAGGCGGCGATGGACGTTGACCTGGGTGGCGGCCAGACCGATGCCGGGCGCTTCGTACATGGTCTCGAACATGTCGTCGATGGTCTGGCGCAGAGCGTCGTCGACCACGTCGATGGGCTTGGCGACGGTGCGCAGGCGGGGATCGGGAAATTCGAGGATGTCTAGGATCGCCATGGCGTTGAGGGCACTTGTGGAATACAGTCAAGGGGCGCTGCTAAGATGCCGCAGCGTTGTATCCACCCGCTTCGGGCAGGTCCCGGAAGGTGGATGACGTCGGTCGACGGGGATGAGCGCCTGCGCTGCCCGGTGCCGACAGAGGTGGCACTCAGGGCACGACTGGGGCGATTCCCCGACGTTTGCGTGAAGACGGTTCTTCAAAGCCAAGTGTAAAGGGATTCGACGCATGAGGAAATCTTTGTTCGCCCTGCTGCTGGTCGCAGGGGGCGCCCTGCAGTCGGCGTACGCGGCGGTCACCCTGCGTCAGGACCACCCGGAAAGCTATACCGTGGTCCGTGGCGATACCCTCTGGGACATCTCCGCCAGATTCCTCAGCAAGCCCTGGGAATGGCCAGAGATCTGGCAGGCCAATCCGCAGATCAAGAATCCCCACCTCATCTATCCCGGCGACACCCTGGTGCTGAGCTACGTCGACGGCCAGCCGCGCCTGCAGCTCAACCGCGGTGCCTCGCGTGGCACGGTCAAGCTGTCGCCCACGGTGCGCAGCACGCCTATCGCCGAAGCCATCCCGGCCATTCCGCTGGAAGCGGTGAACAGCTTCCTGCTGCAGAATCGCGCCATCGACTCGGCCGAACAGTTCCAGTCGGCGCCCTATGTGGTGGCCGGCAACGCCGAACGCGTGGTGAGCGGCGCCGGTGATCGCATCTATGTGCGCGGCAAGTTGCAGCCAGGGGTGTCCGCCTATGGCATCTACCGCCAGGGCAAGACCTATGTCGATCCCAAGACCGGCGCCTTTCTCGGCATCAACGGCGACTTCATCGGCAGCGCCGACCTGGTCACCCAGGAAGGCGATATCGCCACCCTGAAGCTGACCCGCACCACCCAGGAGGTTCGCCTGGGCGACCGGCTGTTCCCCACCGAGGAACGGCTGGTGAATTCCACCTTCATGCCCAGCGCCCCGGCCCGCGACGTCAGCGGCCTGATCCTCGACGTGCCCCGCGGCGTCACCCAGGTCGGCCAGTTCGATGTGGTGACCCTCAACAAAGGCACCCGCGATGGCCTGATCGAGGGTAACGTCCTGGCCGTGTACAAGACCGGCGAGACGGTACGTGATCGCATCACCGGCGAACTGGTGAAGATCCCCGACGAGCGTGCCGGTCTGCTGATGGTCTTTCGCGCCTATGACAAGATCAGCTACGGCCTGATCCTGACCGCTACCCGCCAGCTGGAGCTGATGGACAAGGTGCGCAACCCCTAACCTCTCTCAGGTCGCCAGGATGGCGACCGGCCACACTCAAGGAAGACTTCCATGGCCACCCTCTCCCCCGCCGAGCAGGACGCTCGGCTCCGCCTGCATGCCCTGCCGGAACTCGGTGCCGTGCGCCAGCGGCTGCTGCTGGATGCCTTCGGCAGCGCCGCCGCCGCCCTTAGCGCGCCCGCGTCGGCCTGGCGCGCCCTGCGCCTGCCGGCGGTGGCCGCGGAGGCCCGCCGCAGCGCCGCGACCCGTGAGCGGGTCGCCCGAGCCCTGGCCTGGCTGGACGGGCCCGATCGCCATCTGCTCTGCCTGGGCGACGACCGCTATCCGGCGCTGCTCGCCGAGATCGCCGATCCACCGCCGCTGCTGTTCGTCGAAGGTCGCGTCGAGTTGCTCGAGCAGCCGCAACTGGCCCTGGTCGGCAGCCGCCAGGCCAGTGCCCAGGGCCTGGACAACGCCCGGCGCTTCGCCCAGAGCCTGGCCACGGCCGGATTCTGCATCACCAGTGGCCTGGCCCTGGGTATCGATGGCGCCGCGCACCAGGGGGCCCTGGATGGCGGTGGTGCCACGGTTGCGGTGCTAGGTACCGGTCTGCTGCAGCTCTATCCTCGGCGGCACCTGGGTCTGGCCCAGCGCCTGCTGGCGGAAGGGGGCGCGCTGGTCTCCGAGTTGCCGCTGGACTGCACCCCCCAGGCGGCTAACTTCCCCCGGCGCAACAGGATCATCAGCGGCCTGAGCCTGGGCACCCTGGTGGTGGAAGCCAGTCCGTCCAGTGGCTCCCTGATCACCGCCCGGCTGGCCGCCGAGCAAGGTCGCGAGGTCTTCGCCCTGCCCGGCTCCATCCACCATCCGGGCGCCCGAGGCTGCCATCAGCTGATCCGCGAGGGCGCGCAACTGGTGGAAAGTGTGGAGCACATCCTCGAAGCCCTGCAGGGCTGGCGTCGCCTGGCACCAATGGCCGCAGCCGTGGTGGTCGAGGACGACCCGCTGTTGCGGCATCTGGCAGCAGGACCGCTCAACAGCGAGGAACTGGCGCGCCTCAGTGGGCAGTCGCTGCCGGAGGTGCTGGTGCGCCTGACCGACCTGGAGCTGGAAGGCCGGGTGGCCGCACAACAGGGCAGCTGGAGTCGCCTCGGCTAGAGCCGGATGACTGGCATCGGCGCCGCGCTCGGGTAGACTTCAGGGATTTGGCGGAGGCAAGGCGATGCACAACAGCTGGCGAGTACGGCAGGCGGCGCGAATCGTGCGCGAGGGGGGCGTGCTGGCCTATCCCACCGAGGCCGTCTGGGGCCTGGGCTGCGATCCCTGGGACCAGGCCGCGGTCTATCGCCTGCTGATGCTCAAGCGGCGTCCCCTGGAAAAGGGCCTGATCCTGGTCGCCGACACCATCCGCCAGTTCGACTTCCTGCTCCACGACCTGCCGGAAGAGTCCCTGGCCAAGCTGGCCAGTACCTGGCCAGGGCCCAACACCTGGCTGGTACCTCACCACAACCGCCTGCCCGGCTGGGTGACCGGTGCCCACGCCACCGTGGCGCTGCGGGTCTCCGAACATCCGCTGGTGGGCGAACTCTGCGCCCTCACCGGTCCGCTGATCTCCACCTCGGCCAACCCCGCAGGACGCCCGGCGGCGCGCTCGCGGCTGAGGGTTCAGCAGTACTTTCCCGGCATGCTGGATGGCATCCTCATGGGCGAGCTGGGTGGGCGCAAGAATCCCAGCGTGATTCGCGATCTGGTCAACGGCAAGGTCTTTCGGCCCTAGGTTCCGTACGCACCGTCACCGACCTCGCGCAGGCACCTTTCGCACAGCTGAACGTCAGTCCAGCAACTGGCGCAGCTGCCGGGCCAGGGCTTCGATCTGGAACGGCTTGGCCAACGACGGCTCGCCATTCGGCGTCGAGCGCTCGGCGTGGCCGCTGACGAACAGCACCGGCAATCCCGGCCAGCGTTCGCGCAGGCGCTCTGCCAGGTCGGCGCCATCGAGATCCGGCAGGCCGAGATCGGTGATCAGCAGGTCGCAGGGCAGGTCGCCGTCCACCAGGGTGAGCGCCGCCGAGGCGCTGGCCGCGGTACGCACGCGATAGCCCAGTTCGGTGAGCATCTCGCGCAACAGCAGCCGCACCGAGACATCGTCTTCCACCAGCAGCAGACGTTCACCGCGGCTCTGGGCGACAGCCGCCTGGGGCACCTGATGCTGCGCCTGGGTCTCGGAAGAGGCGCAGGGCAGCCAGAGGCTGACGCGGGTACCGTTGCCGGGCGCACTGTCCAGGGTGACATGGCCGCCCGACTGCTTGATGAAACCATAGAGCATCGACAGGCCCAGACCGGTGCCCTGGCCGATGGGCTTGGTGGTGAAAAAGGGGTCGAAGGCGCGATCCACCACCTCGGCGGGCATGCCGCTGCCGGTGTCGGCGATGGTCAGGCGCACGTAGTCGCCTGGCGGCAGGTCATGCTCGGCGGCGAGGTCGGTGAGGTGATCGAGGGCGGTTTCCAGGGTCAGGCGACCCCCCTCGGGCATGGCATCGCGGGCGTTGATCACCAGGTTCAGCAGGGCGTTTTCCAGCTGGTTGGTGTCGGTGCGGGCCGACGGCAGCTGCGGCGCGAGACTGGTGCGCAGGGTGATGCGCTCGCCCAGGGTGCGCTGGAAGAGTTCTTCCAGGGACAGGATCAGGTCGTTCACCGCCACCGGTCGCGGGTCCAGGGTCTGCCGGCGGGCGAAGGCCAGCAGTCGATGGGTCAGGGCCGCGGCGCGGGTAGCGGACTGCTCGGCGGTATCCAGGTAGCGCTGCAGATTGTCGTGGCGGCCCTGGTCCAGGCGGCGGCGCAGCAATTCCAGCGAGCCGCTGATGCCGGTGAGCAGATTGTTGAAATCATGGGCGATGCCGCCGGTGAGATGACCGATGGCCTCCATCTTCTGCGCCTGGCGCAGCGCCGCTTCGGCGTTCTGCAGCGCCAGGGCGGCGTCGTGCTCGACGGTGATGTCGCGGCCGAAGACATAGATGCGTCCATCATGATCAGCGGTGGCCTTCCACATCATGTAGCGCCAGTTGCCCTCGCGGGTGCGCAGCCGTCCAGGCAGGTCGCTCAGCACCTCGCCCTGGCGCAGGGCGGCCAGGCGCGGGAATACCGGTGGATCGTCGGGATGCTCCAGAGACGTGGGCGGCTGATGGCGCAGTTCCTCGTCGTCCCAGCCGAGGGTGCGGCTCCAGGCCGGATTGCGACTCAGCCAACGCTGACCCTGGATCACTCCGAGCAGGTCGTCGGCCACCCGCCACATGCGGTCGCGTTCGACGGTGCGTTCGTGGACGCGCTGTTCGAGCAGTTCGGCCAGCCGCCGCAGCCGATGTTCGGCCATGCGGATCTCGCTGACGTCGGTATGGACGCCGACCCATTCGCAGACCACACCGTTCTCTCGCACCGGCAGGGCGCGCACGCTGAAGGTGCGCCACTGGCCGTCGCGGCAGCGCAACCGGTGTTCGTCATGGAAGTCCACCTGCTGCTGCACGGCCAGGCGCCAGCGGCGCAGGGTGCGCGGGGCATCCTCGGGATGCAAGGCATCGGCCCAGCCTTCCTGCTGATACTGGGCATAACTCTGTCCGGTCAGGGTGCTCCAGGCGAGCTGTTCGCCAAGCAGATGACCCTGGGCGTTGCTGGTCCAGACCACCCCTTGTACCGCCTCGACAGCGTTGCGAAAGCGCTGGTTGGACAGGTGCAGCGCGGCTTCGGCCTGCTTGCGCTGGGTCAGGTCCACCACCACCAGGCTCACCGAGAGTTCCTGGCCCACTTCCGACTGCAGCGGCGAGCCATGCAGGCTGACCCAGACCACCGAACCGTCCGGGCGCAGGAAGCGCTGATCCAGCTTGAAGCTGTCGCCGCGTTCACGCAGCGTTTCGAGACTGCGCTCCAAGAGCGCCCGGTCCTCGGGGTGGGTCTGGGCCTGCAGGGTCTGTTCCAGCACCCCGACCTCGTTGCGATCGAGCAGCTCGCAATAGCGGCGATTGGCGAGCAGGATACGGCCGCGGGCGTCGGTCTGGCAGATGCCGACCGCCGCCTGGTTGATCAGGCTGGCCAGGCGTGCGCTGTGCTCGCGCAGGGCGTTCTCGGCGTCGACCCGCTGCTGGACGTCGTCGAACAGGGTGACCGAGGCGATCACCTCGCCCGTGGCCGAGCGAACCGGCGCACTGGATACCTCCAGCAGCCGGATGCTGCCGTCGGGCCGGCGATAGCGCATCAATTCGGGCGCCACCGCCTGGCCGCTGCGCAAGACCCGCACGGTGGGATAGTCGTCCACTGCGTAGGGTTGGCCATTGGCATGCAGGGCACCGATGGCGCCATAGCGTTCGTCCAGCGTCTCCCCGGCCGGGCGTTTGCCCAGGAGGGTATCGACGCGATCATTGAGCATCACCGCTTCTTCGCTGCCGGCTTCGGTGATGGAGATGCCCAGGGGCGCCTGTTGCAGCACGCTGGCCAGCAACCCCTGTTCCAGCGATAGCCGCCGTTCCAGGTGCCGGGCCTGATCCTGGATCTGCTGGCGCGCCAGCAGGGCGCCGAGCAGCAGGGCCAGCTGGTCCAGCAACAGGCGCGTGTCCGCATCGACGGTATTGCCCAGCTGCAGGTAGCCCAAGGGCTGGGTGGCAGGACCGAAGGGAACGAGCAGCTGCCCCGGTAGCTGACTGCCCGCCTCGGCCACGGACAGCATCCGCGCCTGGGGATCATTGGCGAGGTCACGCAGGGCCTGGGTGGCGCACAGCCGCAAGGCGGCGAGATCCGTCGTGCCGCTGAGTCTTCGCGACCATTCGCCAAGCGCCTGCAGGCGCTGCGCTAGATCCCGCTCGGCGCTGCGTCGGGCGGCGAAGCGGGTACGCGTCGCCGGCGCCTGCCAGACGTGCAGCAGCCAGCCTACCGCGACATCCGCCCGGCGCAGGGGCATCAGGTGCAGGTCAAGTCGCACCAGGTGACCGTCGCGGTGGCGCAGACCCTGGGTCTGGCAGCGTTCGAGCGCGTCCAGCCACTGATCGGCGGGCGGCTCCGGCAGCAGCAGGCCGACGATGGACTCGCCGACCTTGTCCTGCGCGCTCCAGCCCAGCAGCCGGGCGACGACCGGGCACCACTGCCCGATCCGCCCTTCGGCGGTCAGGGTGATCAGGGCCGTGTCCGTGGCGGTGTCGAGCAGGCTGGCGAGTGGGCTGGAGATAGGCATGACAGGGGCAGCGATCCGGCCGATTCTGAAAAGGACGCCGAGTCCGTACTGGCTCGACTGTCCGAGATAGACCGGCGTTTACCCCTGTCGTGCCGGCCGGCTGCGGGAAACTTAATGGCCGTCACGATTTACCCAGCCAGGCGCGTGGGCGTCTCGTCTCAGGGCAACAGGATGGTCGAGCCGCTGGTCTCCCGGCCCGACAGGGCGCGGTGCGCCTCCTGTACCTCGGCCAGTGGATAGCGCCGGCCGATGTCCACCTGGATGCGGCCGTCGGTGATCAGCTCGAACAGCTGGTCGGCCATGTCCTGCAAGGTCTCGGGCGAGGCGGCGTAGGTGGCGAGGGTCGGACGGGTCACATAGAGCGAACCCTTCTGCGAGAGGATCCCCAGGTTGACCCCGGTGACCGCACCGGAGGCATTGCCGAAGCTGACCATCAGGCCGCGCGGCGCCAGGCAGTCCAGCGACATCTCCCAGGTGTCCTTGCCGACGCCATCGTAGACCACCGGCACCTTGGCCCCGTCGGTCAATTCACGGACCCGCGCCGGGACGTCTTCCTGGCGATAGTCGATCACCGCCCAGGCCCCCAGGGCCTTGGCCTTCTCCAGCTTTTCCGGCGAACCGGCGGTGCCGATCAGCCGCACGCCCAGGGCCTTGGCCCATTGACAGGCCAGGGAGCCGACACCACCCGCCGCGGCATGGAACAGCACGGTGTCACCGGCCTGCAGCGGATAGGTCTGGCGCAGGAGGTACTGCACGGTCAGCCCCTTGAGCATCACCGCGGCGCCCTGCTCGAAGGACACCGCTTCCGGCAGGTGCACCAGGTGCCGCTCGGGCAGCACATGGACTTCGGCATAGGCGCCCAGCGGACCGGTGGCGTAGGCGACGCGGTCGCCGGCCTTGAAGCGGGTGACCGCGCTGCCCACCGCCTCCACCACCCCAGCACCCTCGGTGCCCAGGCCCGAGGGCAGCGATGGCGGCGGATAGAGACCGCTACGGTAGTAGGTCTCGATGAAGTTGAGGCCGATGGCGTGGTTACGCACCCGTACCTCGTCGGGGCCGGGAGCGGCGGGTTCGAAATCCACGAGTTCGAGTACTTCGGGACCACCGGTGCGGCTGAACTGGATGCGCTGGACCATGCTGTCGGTTCCTTATGGACGTGAGCCTTCATCCAAGCCGCAACCGCGGGCCACGTCAACCGGTCGGATACGGGTGTTATGCTCTGCCCTCCCCGCCTGTTGTGGAAATCCTTGCGATGAATCCCTCCCTGGAGGCCGTCAAGGCCTATCTGCTCGATCTGCAGGAGCGTATCTGCGCCGCACTGGAAGCCGAGGACGGTACCGCCCGGTTTGCCGAAGACGCCTGGACCCGGCCGACCGGTGGCGGTGGCCGCACCCGGGTGATCGCCGAGGGCGCCCTGCTGGAAAAGGGCGGCGTGAACTTCTCCCACGTGCACGGCGACAGCCTGCCGCCCTCCGCCAGCGCCCATCGGCCGGAAC includes these proteins:
- a CDS encoding L-threonylcarbamoyladenylate synthase, whose product is MHNSWRVRQAARIVREGGVLAYPTEAVWGLGCDPWDQAAVYRLLMLKRRPLEKGLILVADTIRQFDFLLHDLPEESLAKLASTWPGPNTWLVPHHNRLPGWVTGAHATVALRVSEHPLVGELCALTGPLISTSANPAGRPAARSRLRVQQYFPGMLDGILMGELGGRKNPSVIRDLVNGKVFRP
- a CDS encoding NADPH:quinone reductase; amino-acid sequence: MVQRIQFSRTGGPEVLELVDFEPAAPGPDEVRVRNHAIGLNFIETYYRSGLYPPPSLPSGLGTEGAGVVEAVGSAVTRFKAGDRVAYATGPLGAYAEVHVLPERHLVHLPEAVSFEQGAAVMLKGLTVQYLLRQTYPLQAGDTVLFHAAAGGVGSLACQWAKALGVRLIGTAGSPEKLEKAKALGAWAVIDYRQEDVPARVRELTDGAKVPVVYDGVGKDTWEMSLDCLAPRGLMVSFGNASGAVTGVNLGILSQKGSLYVTRPTLATYAASPETLQDMADQLFELITDGRIQVDIGRRYPLAEVQEAHRALSGRETSGSTILLP
- a CDS encoding PAS domain S-box protein codes for the protein MPISSPLASLLDTATDTALITLTAEGRIGQWCPVVARLLGWSAQDKVGESIVGLLLPEPPADQWLDALERCQTQGLRHRDGHLVRLDLHLMPLRRADVAVGWLLHVWQAPATRTRFAARRSAERDLAQRLQALGEWSRRLSGTTDLAALRLCATQALRDLANDPQARMLSVAEAGSQLPGQLLVPFGPATQPLGYLQLGNTVDADTRLLLDQLALLLGALLARQQIQDQARHLERRLSLEQGLLASVLQQAPLGISITEAGSEEAVMLNDRVDTLLGKRPAGETLDERYGAIGALHANGQPYAVDDYPTVRVLRSGQAVAPELMRYRRPDGSIRLLEVSSAPVRSATGEVIASVTLFDDVQQRVDAENALREHSARLASLINQAAVGICQTDARGRILLANRRYCELLDRNEVGVLEQTLQAQTHPEDRALLERSLETLRERGDSFKLDQRFLRPDGSVVWVSLHGSPLQSEVGQELSVSLVVVDLTQRKQAEAALHLSNQRFRNAVEAVQGVVWTSNAQGHLLGEQLAWSTLTGQSYAQYQQEGWADALHPEDAPRTLRRWRLAVQQQVDFHDEHRLRCRDGQWRTFSVRALPVRENGVVCEWVGVHTDVSEIRMAEHRLRRLAELLEQRVHERTVERDRMWRVADDLLGVIQGQRWLSRNPAWSRTLGWDDEELRHQPPTSLEHPDDPPVFPRLAALRQGEVLSDLPGRLRTREGNWRYMMWKATADHDGRIYVFGRDITVEHDAALALQNAEAALRQAQKMEAIGHLTGGIAHDFNNLLTGISGSLELLRRRLDQGRHDNLQRYLDTAEQSATRAAALTHRLLAFARRQTLDPRPVAVNDLILSLEELFQRTLGERITLRTSLAPQLPSARTDTNQLENALLNLVINARDAMPEGGRLTLETALDHLTDLAAEHDLPPGDYVRLTIADTGSGMPAEVVDRAFDPFFTTKPIGQGTGLGLSMLYGFIKQSGGHVTLDSAPGNGTRVSLWLPCASSETQAQHQVPQAAVAQSRGERLLLVEDDVSVRLLLREMLTELGYRVRTAASASAALTLVDGDLPCDLLITDLGLPDLDGADLAERLRERWPGLPVLFVSGHAERSTPNGEPSLAKPFQIEALARQLRQLLD
- the def gene encoding peptide deformylase, encoding MAILDILEFPDPRLRTVAKPIDVVDDALRQTIDDMFETMYEAPGIGLAATQVNVHRRLVVIDVSEDKSEPLVFINPEAEPLTQELGEYQEGCLSIPGFYEKVCRPERVRVTALDRDGKSFELECDGLLAVCIQHEIDHLDGKLFVDYLSPLKRDRIKKKLEKQQRHKA
- the fmt gene encoding methionyl-tRNA formyltransferase, with product MSRSLRLVFAGTPEFAAVHLQALIDAGYPIAAVYTQPDRPAGRGQKLAMSPVKQLALAHGIPVQQPPTLRDPAAQATLAALEPDLLVVVAYGLILPQVVLDIPRLGCINSHASLLPRWRGAAPIQRALEAGDAESGVTVMRMEAGLDTGPMLSKVKTPLTATDTGGCLHDRLAALGAAAVVQALPGLADGSLQGEVQDDNLATYAHKLNKDEARLDWGRPAVELERRIRAFDPWPLCHTALAGEPLKVWAAELAEGQGVPGMVLDADRAGLLVACGEGALRLTRLQLPGGKPLGFADLYNARRERFAPGQVLGL
- a CDS encoding LysM peptidoglycan-binding domain-containing protein; protein product: MRKSLFALLLVAGGALQSAYAAVTLRQDHPESYTVVRGDTLWDISARFLSKPWEWPEIWQANPQIKNPHLIYPGDTLVLSYVDGQPRLQLNRGASRGTVKLSPTVRSTPIAEAIPAIPLEAVNSFLLQNRAIDSAEQFQSAPYVVAGNAERVVSGAGDRIYVRGKLQPGVSAYGIYRQGKTYVDPKTGAFLGINGDFIGSADLVTQEGDIATLKLTRTTQEVRLGDRLFPTEERLVNSTFMPSAPARDVSGLILDVPRGVTQVGQFDVVTLNKGTRDGLIEGNVLAVYKTGETVRDRITGELVKIPDERAGLLMVFRAYDKISYGLILTATRQLELMDKVRNP
- the dprA gene encoding DNA-processing protein DprA codes for the protein MATLSPAEQDARLRLHALPELGAVRQRLLLDAFGSAAAALSAPASAWRALRLPAVAAEARRSAATRERVARALAWLDGPDRHLLCLGDDRYPALLAEIADPPPLLFVEGRVELLEQPQLALVGSRQASAQGLDNARRFAQSLATAGFCITSGLALGIDGAAHQGALDGGGATVAVLGTGLLQLYPRRHLGLAQRLLAEGGALVSELPLDCTPQAANFPRRNRIISGLSLGTLVVEASPSSGSLITARLAAEQGREVFALPGSIHHPGARGCHQLIREGAQLVESVEHILEALQGWRRLAPMAAAVVVEDDPLLRHLAAGPLNSEELARLSGQSLPEVLVRLTDLELEGRVAAQQGSWSRLG